The Acinonyx jubatus isolate Ajub_Pintada_27869175 chromosome A2, VMU_Ajub_asm_v1.0, whole genome shotgun sequence genomic sequence CTGGTTAACATTTATTGGTCACTTATTATGAACTAGGTTGGCTTTTAAGTGTTTTACTTGTATCAGTTCAGTTTTCACAGTAACTTATGAGGTGAGTACTCttgctatccccattttataggttgGAAAACTGAGCTGCAGGGATTTTATGGTCACTGAGCCAAGATAGGATTGAAATACAGACTGTCCAGCTTGAGAGCCTACTTTTTTATGCAGTGCTGAACACATAGTAGATGCACAAGAAATGATGGCCAATTGAGTTTCTGTTGGCCTCTAATTGAGGtgtcttctattatttctttcgAACTTCTCAACAGCCTTAGAGAAAAAGgaggtatttatttcattttgccaaGAAAGAAACTCAGGTTCAGGGAGGCAAAGTGACATGCCCAAGATGGCACAGTTGATATGTACCAGTGCTGGGATTggagcccaggtctgtctgagCCTGGGGCCCATGCTTTTCCAACTTCGTCCCATGCAGTCTGCCCAGTATGTGCCCTGTTGTGGATCACTGGACTAGCATAACAGCAGCCTAATTAGAAATCGTCAAGCTTGGCTTGGACATTCCAGCAGGCACCCAGGAATGAAAGTTAAATTAAGATGCGATTGGGAGGTGAAATTGGAAGATAATTACTCTTGGAACATATGGCTATGAGAGTTCCAGGGGGAATGTAGTGAACTGCTGTTGAAACAGACTCAGGGATTGAAGAAGGGGATATCAGGAGACATCAGAAGAAGAGCCACGCATTTAATACTCTGTAGTTGGACAGAGCAGAAGGCACTTTCCTAACTGGTGCAGTACTCTTActctacagatggagaaactgaggcccagcgagGGGAAgggacttacccaaggtcacacctccagttaatggcagagccaggagtgGAGATTAGAGCTCCTGACTCCTAGTCCAGTGCTCCTCCCAATACCCCCTCTCATTTAACCTCTATATAGCTGACATGGGAGCAGCAGCATGAATGTGTGAGTGacagatatttaattaaaatagagagagaaaatacaaactaGTAATGGGGGCTGGCTAGGGATGATTTCTATCACCAGAAACTGTTAAAAATCTCCTCTTCCTGTCACTGTGGTTCCCCACCGTCAGTTTAACTCTTGGCATCTTGGCTCAAAGGCTGTTCTGCATTTGAGTTATGCTCATGCATAGCAAATTGCCAAGAGGTCCTGGGCAGAGAGGGTATTACCCTGGGCTTTGTGATACTGAGAAAGGGAAGGTTCACACAGCAGCCACAGGGCCTCATGAGGCAGCAGAGGGTCCACACCAGCCGCACCCATGCTGGGTTCTGGTTAGAAAGAGAAACTTAACCTGGAGGAGGAACCCCCAGGTCTGATTTATCCTGTAATTCTGCATCCCTGCCAGACTGGACTCTTGACCATACTCCCAGAGGGCTTGCGTCTAACCACCTCTGGGCCTCTGCAtattctgttccctctgcctggcataCCCAGCGTCTCCTTTGATTAAGAAAATCCTGCCTGTCCTTCCACATGCGGCCCAATGCTGCCTCTTCTGCGGGTCTTCTCTAGGCAGGATTGGTCTAGGACCCAGATAACCTTGTACAGAGGGTAGGCACTCTATCAGGTTCCTTTgtgtgaggaaggagggaagggagccgAGCTAAAGCTCTCACACagccttcattttctttccttcttccccagtGTCTTTCCCAGGCTCCTCCTCATGCCAGGGCTCCCTCCTTGGCCCTGCTCTTTTCTTTGTTCACACTCATTCTCTTGGTGATCTCACCAGGCCCATGCCTTAAATCCCATCCCTGTGATGGATACCTCCAGCCAGACCTCTCCCTGGAACCCAGACTAGTCTATCTAGGAGTCCACTTGATGTCTGTCTCCACCTAGGTGTGTGTGCTAGGTAACTCAGATTTAACACATGCAAACTAACATTCTGGCTTTCCCTCCCTAGCACGTACAGCCTCCCCCAATTCAGTTGGTGGCAACTTCGTTTTTCCAGTTCCTCCGACTCAAAACCTCGGTGTTGTCCTTGACCTTGCTCCTTCCCTTACACCCCGTATCCAACCTGTCAGCAAATCCTGCCAGCTCTACCTTCATATTTGGAATCTGACTCTTTACTACTCCCACTGCTGCCAACCTGGTCCAAGCCTCCACCGTCTCATCTCCTGCCTGGATGTCCCTGGATCCGTCATCACCACTTCTGCTTATTTGAGCACATTAACCAGAGTATGCACGTCCCTCTTCTGCTTGGGGGGCCTGCATAATCTGTACCCTTCCTGTGAcccctctgacctcatctcctgctTCTCCCCGTTGCTTGCTCGCTCATCCCTCCCTTCTGGCCACTCTGGCCCTCCTTGAACATACCAACCGAGTCCTGGCTTCCCTCACATCTCTCTAATCTTTGCTCTAGCGTCCTTTCCATAAGGCCTACCCCAGTAActctttaaaattgaaaaaacaaacaaacagaaccccACCTAACTCCTAATCTTTGTCTATAGAGTTTATGATCATCTAATATACAATAAGGCCATATACATCTCCTTTTTATTCCTTATCTCCTCCACTAGAATATAAAGGTTCATGAAGGACagggtctttgttttgtttattgatgtGTCCAAAGATTCTAGATgggtgcccagcacatagtaggtggtcaataaatatctgttcaatGGAATTGGATTAATGGAAATTGGATGAGAACAAACCTTGTGACCAGTCAGTACTTCTGAGTTCTGAACTCAGCCTTTTGTAAAGTTCATACCTGGTTAGTTGTCTCTGGTCTCTCTGGCCTCAGGTTTTCTGAATTTtacctttctctgcctcactAGAAGCTGGGAGCCCTGAGTCTCCACTGTAGAAGAAAGCTCAGTAGCAAAAGGGTGAAGGCAGAGGTTCTAGCGACTGGACCAGGAGGCAGGAAACCCACATTCTCCCTGGGCCCTGCTCCGGGCTTGCTGAGAACAGTATGCGTcacctctgtgtgcctcagttacCCTATCTTTTACTGAGGGGTCAGACAAAGCCTTTCTGATTCTGGCATCCTTTGATTTCAGAGGGGGTTCAGGTGAAACACCTTGAACCTCAGAACTGGAAGCAGAACATGAACACTAGATACTTGTCATTCCTAGGGGATCCTGTGGGGAAGGCATTTTCTTGCAGGATCACGCCTCAGACACCCACTGTGACCTTTCTCGAGGAGACGGCGCCCACAGATCAATAGCTTGATTGGATGAAGGatggcgtgggggtgggggcgatgCAACCAAGGTGATGGTCGTTTTTCATGGCCCATTTGTCCCTCTGTCAAGTCTCACGGTGCTCATGTGAAATACCACCTGTTAAGGATGAGAAATGAGAGTCCCCACCCCCAAAGAGTAATTTCATGCCAATGCCTGACACCTGATGTTGGGAACTTGAAGCTAGTATTATACATCAGTGTAGAGCAAGGCTTATACCAGGGGAAGATGTGTGGTAGACAAAGACTGACATTGTTAGAATAACAATTGCTACTATTTATTGGCTAGTCCTACTTGAAGGCCTACTGCTGGGcacttttaataaattatatatattttaatattcataaccTCTTGAGAGTAGGTGTTACTGTtgaacccattttacagatgaggaaactgaagctcactTTTATAGGttgtaagtggcaaagccaggatttgaatccagatgaGCCAGGCTCCAAAGGCTATTACTTCACAGTTACAGGTTAGCTAAAGCTTAGCTGTTTAAAATCCACATAGTTGGGTGGGTTTTGttggtggttgtggtggtggtggtggtggcagcggtggtgtgtgtgtgtgtgtgtgtgtgtgtgtgtgttttaactaaTTTGGAcagataattttctaaattaGGACGTATTTGCTTATGGCAACAAGGAGTTGGAGGGCCACTTATGTCTTGAACACTCTGGGTTATTATCTGGATGCCTGTGTCTAGCCTCGGTGTTGATGTGGATGAATATAGGTGTGGGTTAGGGCGTTGGTGTAGTGGGTGCTTTAGCCTTTAGGGTCTCGACAGCTgagtctcttctctccctttcttgctgGCAGCTGCCACATCTTACACCTGGCAGGGTTCCTGTTCTAACTGCCAGTCCCTTCCCCTCCTAATTAGCTGTACACTGGGAGACCAGACCACTGAGTTCCTTAGATTTATGTGCAAAGTACAACTAAAGAGACTGAAATCAGGCCCTTTCAGGAGCACGGTTCCTGGGCACCTATATTCTTGCTGCCCCAggcctttttaatttcctttggggCCTCCTCAGTTAAATTTTACATGGTTCTGTGAGTTTAGGGGAGATACTGACTTTGGCTTGAGGTGCCAATGGAACAGTCCCATGGAGATGGGTTACAACGAGCTAGTGCTGTGCTGGCCAGCACCATAGCCACCACCCACATGTTGCTACTGAGCAGTTGAAATGTAGCTAATGTGAATTGTGATGTGCTgaaaagtgtaaaatacacatttgaTTTCAAGGACTTAGTACAAAAAAGAATGTCAAATATTTCCTTaataaattttgtatattgatgACATGATCCAAATATGACTTATTGATGATATCCAAAATGATAATACATCAAATATATTGAGTTGAAaaagtattgttaaaattaatttcaccatttcttttttactttttttaaggatatcaaagtgtgcatgcatgcaagacagagggagagggagagagaaaatcttaaccaggctccacacccaatgcagagctaacgtggggctccatcccacaaccgtgagattgtaacctgaCCCCAAATTGAGTAGGACACaaaacttactgagccacccaggtgtcccagatctctctctctctctctttttttttttttaagtaggcttcatgtccagcacagagcccactgtgctctcactaccctgagatcaagacctgagctgaaatcaagacttggaagTTGGggcgactggatggctcagtctgttaagcatccaactcttggtctcagttcaggtcatgatctcatggttcatgagtatgagccccacatggggctctgtgctgacagtgtggagcctgcatgggattctctgtattcctttctctctctctctctctctctctctctctctctccctctccctctctctctctccctccctccttcttcccctttcctgcttgctttctatctctttctcaaaaaaataaaataaaataaacttaaaaaaaaagagttggatgcttaactgagccacccaggtgccccctcatttttactttttaatgtggctgtgagaaaaataaaaattacatatgtgatGATAAACGTGGCTCATGTTGCATCTCTGCCAGCTACCCCTGGACTACAGATGACAGGGTAACGGTGCTGCAAGGGTTTAACTGGAAGTCAAATGCATGGGGAGAAGAGTTTGCTGACAGACCTTTAGGAGCTCTGCTTCATCTCCCTTCTGTCATGAGCCAGGCTGGCATTCTGAAGTTGCTCTGCATCAAACCCAGGCCTTAGTGGGGATGGCACTGGGCGGCGGGGCGAGGCTTGAAGGGAGACTTGTGTGTCTTCATCtatgggcagtggggagccaggcAGTGTGTTTGAAGCTGAGATGTCAGGATGGAGTTGCCTTCCTGGAAATCTTCATTCCTCACTCTGCCCACAGTGCGGCCAGGGGCTTGGAGGCATTGAAGCAGTCTTGTGGCAGGACGGATGAACTTGGAAGTGGGCAGCTACACCCTTGACCTTTGCATTTGTCCAGGCCTCTCTCATTCTGCAAAATACAACTTAAATTTCACCTACCGCGGGAGGGTCTTCCTTCATCATGGTAACTCTTGCTTCTCTGACTCCTGTTGGATGTACAGTTTGTACCCACATCCTTTATTCTGACATGGTCAGATAGATCCCCCAAATCCACAAGGGAAGAGAGTTTTTGCAGACATACATGTTGGAAAATATCATGTAGCTTCTCCCGTGAAGTTTGGATGCCCATGAAATTTAGACACAGGGCAGTTAGCTAGACACCAGTCTTGAAGCATGTAGAATTCAGAGGTGACCCTTAGAGGAGGAATCATGCATCACTGTCACAGACCTTTGGTGTATCATTCTTGAAGGAATGAGATAATGGCTATTCAGTCATAATATTCCAAAGGTCTGCAGCTCTGTCCTCCAGTTGTTCTGTTCGTTTTGTCTCCCTGACTCAATGGCAAGTACTCAGCAGAGGAATTCTTTTCGTCTTGATTCTAGAAGACCTTCCTATGTATGGTGCTATGCGTATAGATAGTAGGTATCCAATGAATTAAGTGTAGGGTGAATGTAGGCTCCATGTGGGTGGCAGAGATGATGACCGTCAAGTTCAGCATTGTCTCAtgagtgcctggcacctagaaagaattttttttaatgtttgtttatttttgagagagagagagagagtgcgagtaagggaggggcagagacagggacagaggatccaaagtgggctccgtgctgacagcagagagcccaatgcagggctcacagtcacaaactctgagatcctgacctgagctgaagttggatgctcaaatgactgagccacccagacgcccctagaaaGCTTGTAATATGTAGTTGTTGGATGAATGATTACAATGATCTGGATACCTGTATTTGAGGAGTATTTCATTGAGTTCATTGAGTAGCTGGACTATATATAGAAGAAAGATCTATTTACTTTGTTTACAGAATGAATTATCAGTGGAGGTCAAGGGGTCTTAAAGATGATGGTGGAGGGCATAAACCTAACACAGAATATAGCAGATTGGGTTCACATAGGTTGGGAAACTATCTTCAGTGTTCTCTTCAAAATGGTAAGTTGGAGACTCTGAATGGAAATAAGGGTTAACTgtactttttctccttcttttctctatttttatcctTTAGATTCACCAAAACCACCAGTTGCTCCCAAGCCAAAGACTGCCAGTCCCCTCACACCAGTGACAGCACCCAAATTCCCTTCATCACCCCGGCCCGATAGCCTTCCCAGTCCCAACTCCATGTCTAGGGGGCCGAAACCCCCCATTGCCCCTAAGCCCAGGCTGGCGACCCCCAGTGAGTGGAGAGCCAGCGTGTACGTGATCAACAGCTTGAACAAATGCAGCAACGGGAAggtgctctgtgttgacaggggACCTTACGAAGAGCGCCAGTCCAACTTGGAGTGCTCGGAGTCTGAGGCTGACGAGGATTACATTGTGGTCCCCAGGGCTCCGCCGAAAGAGGACGAACCCAGGGACAGCAGCTGCTCTGCAGAGAGTGCTGCCATGGCGCCTCCAGATGCCACGGGGGAAGAGGAGTgcagggaggaaggtgaggagagtGACCCAGAGGGGCTGGGAGCTGCTCCAGCTGAAGTGGTGCTGAGTAGAGAGGCTGACGGAGGCGGGGCCCCCACTCCTGAGAACGTGGAGGCAGAGGATGGTGCCTGTGACCCTGGGGCAGAGGAGCAGACATTGACaagtgaggaggaagagaagcgAGTGGAAGAGCACAACGTATACAACCTGGAGGACAGGGGACCTTGGGATGGAGAGGCAGTCCTCCCAAGCGATGACGTCATTCTCACTCACGTTGATTTAGAGGGTCCGGAAACTCCCAGCGAGGAGCCTGGGCCCCCTGGGACacccagggaggcagaggagggtggtggggaaggCTCCACCAACACAGAACCTGGGGCTCCAGAAGAATGTGTGGATTCCGACAGGCCCTCTGACGGGGATGCTGACGATGCCAGCAAGGAACCCACAGAGAATGAGGACTTGGCCGTGGGTGTCCAGGAGGCGGAGACAACCACTGATAGCCCTGAAATCTCTGAGGAGTGTGAGTGTGAAGATGACCATGATGACCAGGATGAACCACAGGaccaaaatgagaaaactggccAAGAAGAAATGGCAGCCGTCACCCAGGAGGTGGGAGAAGACCCCCGAGAAGGCAGGGACCTGGTGCAGGACGAACCTGCCGAGGAGAGCTGCCAGATCATTCCTTTCGAGAGTGACAGTGTGGATGACTTTGTCACGTCACTCTCGGGAAGTCCCTACGAGTTCTTTCCGACCGAGAGCACCTCTTTCTGTAGTGAGagctgctcttctttttccaagtCAGCAAAAGGCTTAGAGTCCAAGCAGGAACCACAGTCAGGAGAATGTGCAGAGCAGGGCCCTGTTGTTGGAGCTTCCTGTGTCTCTGGGGAGGGCCCCTCTGTCCCTGAGGTAGTGGTTATGCCAGAGGATGAGGACGCCGGGGACGATGCACTCACCAACCCCTATGAGATGGGAGTTGACCTGGAGCATGAGGCTGAccctggggaaggagagaagccGGAGACACAGGCTGCATGTGACACGCTGAGTGGTTATGgcatgaaagaagaaatgaactccGATGCTGAGGGAGGCCTGGTCCCCCTCGACAGGAAGAACATCATCACGAGGGCCAGGCCCCACTCTGGGAAGGTGGCCGGCTATGTCCCAGAAACCGTCCCAGAAGAAACCGGACCAGAAGCTGGCTCATCAGCCATTGGCATTAGAGGTGCCACCAAGGAGGCGAGAAAGACAGTTCTGTCATTGGAGGGGAAACCGCTGGAAGCCAGCAGGGCCTTGCCAGCAAAGCCCAGAGCCTTCACTTTGTACCCCCGATCGTTCTCCGTGGAAGGCCGAGAGATTCCGGTCTCCTTGTACCGGGAGTCGGAGGCATCTGGCTTGGACGACCATAGGATCAAAAGGAAAGATGACAACCTTTCTCTGCCCTGTGTGATCGGCTCCTCTGGGAGCTTCTCCCAGAGGAACCATCTCCCATCCAGTGGCACCTCAACACCCTCTTCTGTGGTTGACATCCCGCCCCCTTTCGACCTGGCCTGCATCACCAAAAAGCCCATCACAAAGAGCTCTCCCTCCCTGCTGATCGAGAGTGAGCCCCCAGACAAGTATACCAAGAAGAAGAAGTCATCCTTCAAGCGGTTCCTGGCGCTTACGTTTAAAAAGAAGTCCGAGAACAAAGTGCACGTGGATGTCAATGTGTCGTCTTCCAGGTCCTCTTCAGAATCCAGCTACCATGGGCCTGCCAGGCTTCTGGAAATCGACCGCAGGAGCCTCAGCAACTCCCCGCAGCTTAAGGCTCGGACTGGCAAGCTCCGGGCTTCCGAATCGCCCTCCTCCCTCATCTTCTACAGGGATGGCAAGAGGAAAGGTGTCCCCTTCAGCAGGACCGTGTCGAGAGTGGAGTCCTTCGAAGACCGCTCTCGGCCCCCCTTTCTGCCCTTGCCCCTGACCAAGCCGCGGTCCATCTCGTTCCCTAACGCCGACACTTCAGACTATGAGAACATTCCAGCCATGAACTCGGACTATGAAAATATCCAGATTCCGCCCCGGAGGCCTGCGAGGGCTGGGACATTTACGAAGCTGTTTGAagatcagagcagagccctgtcCACAGCAAATGAAAACGACGGCTACGTGGACATGAGCAGCTTCAACGCCTTTGAGAGCAAACAGCAGAGTGCAGACCAAGATGCCGAAAGGTACTGTGAAGttacattttctttgttgttgggtGAGCCAGGAGGCAGGCGCTTAGGTTTAGGGGACGGGATGGACTTGCTTTTTAGCCTCAGGCTCTATTTATTTCTAGCCGTGTGAATTGGGGTGAGtggctttacctctctgagcctcagttaacTGGCTGAGAAATGGGGTTCATGCTACCTTGCGGCAGAGTGTTTGAGAGGCTCAGAGTTGATCATCTGTGTGAAAGTATTGTCTAAAATGCCAAATACAGTGTAAATGTCAGCATTTGTGTTAACATTATTTGAGAGACATTTCTCATGTAGATGGGAATGATGGGTTTGCTGGTCCCCTCCAGGAAAGTCACCAAGAGAGAAGGTTCTGGAATCTTGCCAAACTAAATATCTTTCACCATCAGGAAAATACCCTGAATTGAGATTGATACCCTTTTACTGTGTAAATATACACTCTATTCAAGGGAACTAGAAAAGATAAtctatttaaattgtttaaagaGCTAAGGGCGCCCTGAGCTAAATTTCTGAATAGAAGCCTTTTAAGAGGTATATccaagctgattttttttttttttttggactcatTCACCTTGGAAGTAAAAGTGAAACACTGAAATTATTGACAACAGTGGGGATTTTCTGACCCCACCTTTCCAAGACTGACTGAATGCCCTTATTGAACATCCCACGTGGATAACTGCCAAATCTTGCTGTTCCATGTACCTTGTGGACGCAACTTAAAGGCAATGCAATTCAGCTTCAACCATTTACTCTCTTTGGGAGTGCCTGATCGGAATTAATAAAAGCGAAAATGGCGGTGATTTTAAAGGACATCCTGATTCTGACCCCTCGTGTGCAGTGACTTCACCCAGTCCCacacagctgctgctgctgctgctaggAGTTCCCAGGGCGCCTGCAGTAATGAATAGATAAGATGATTTGCAATTAGCCTGAGCTGTCGCTGGAGTGTAGATGCTAGCAGTGTTTGTATGGTTTATTCTCCTGAGTTTTTTACATGGTTCCCCCACCCTGGctccatcttctctctcccccaagtCTGGGTGAGGCTGTTAATTAGTTCTTTCCAGAATGAAAAGGTTTGTTTGCTGGGGTAAGGGTAAACACTAACACTGCTGGAGGGACTGAGTTTAATTTGGAGAGTGTGGACGTGTGCAAACTCTAAGAGGGTGAGAGCTACACAGCCGACCAGTTCATTGCATTAATAGTTATCAGCAGGGTTTGAGAAGATCCAGACCTAGCTGAGTGCCTCCTAGCGTTAATGAAAATAGAACCAAGCTCTGAAACCAAAATCTCCCTGCTAGAAAGGACCTCAAAGGGCAGATGGTCAAGGCTCCCACTCTAGCAGGCCTTGCTCTGACCCAGTCTGTACTTGAATTCCTCAAGCCACAGGAAACTCACCACCCAGGGTTGCCTCATCTGTTGCTAGGTATCCTgattaaattttcctttctgaCTGAGGCAAAAGCTGTCTCCTAAtatccctaccccactcatgctggctCTCCCCTCTCAAGCTAGGCAAGTGAgttcatttcctcttttgtatGACATCCCTTCAGAAATCGAAATCTGCTTCTGtagaatcactgaattttacagCTGGGAGGGAACTTCAGACAACATTTGGTCCTGttaacagaggaagaaactgaggcacagagagggaaagggatttACCTAAGATAAGATAGCTCAGCAATTTAGTGGAAAAATCAGTGCTAGGACTCAGATGTCCTGACACCTGGTTCGGGCATTCTTAGTGAATTACAACTAAGGGATGCCAGATGTGATtgtgcaggctgtgcactgcacaGCTCCAGGGCCACATTCACATCCTACTCCCCCAGGGTTGCCCAGTGCACAGTTTGCTTGGCCATATGCAGAGTCCCTGTTGCCTTGATCTGTACTTTGTCCAGAAACCAAAAAAGGTCCCTTCACCCAAGTTTACACGACAATAAGGGAAAAATACCCAAGAAAATGTCAGTGCTACCTTATCTTCTGATGCTATTTCACTGAAGGCCAAACTGACCAGGATAAATCTCCCATGCAGGAACCACATCCTCTTGGACATCAGTCAGTGAGCAaagctttcttctgttttccttcacgAAACATATAGAAGCAAGGGGGAGAAAAATCCTCGCTTTGAGCTGGAACAGGTCTGGGCAAGGGATGTTTCAGACACCTCAAGTCGAGAGGCACGGGGGACTGCCATGGGGGTGGGGTCCTAGTGCGTCTTTGCCTGAATAGGGGCTTTGAGAATTGAGTGGCTGGAGTGTTGCTATCTGAGAAGCGTGCCCAGGGGTGTGCTTCAGGTGGAGCAGGACAGGAAGGGTGAGAAGGTGGGGAGGCAGTTCCTCCTCCTTCCGCTCCTTGTCTTGCCCCACACCTTGCTTCCAGTGCAAGGATCAGGGGGAGAAGCCAAAATAAATATCAACAGCCCTGAAAGGGTGCAGGGCAGTCCGTTGGGAGATGTGAGTTCAAAGCCTGCTCGGTCACTGACTTGCTGTGGGGTCTTGGAGAAGGCTGGGCcacagtttgctcatctgtaaaatggtaagaCTGGAGCAGGTCTGTGTTTCTCAAGTGTTTGCCTTTCCTGTGCCACTTCTATTTCTGTTACACCACCTATGCTATCACTTACTGTTTTTCTTCCAATCagtcttttttactttaaaatatttagaaaggaaaTTTTATGTCACGGttgggaaatggaaaaacactatTGGCTGCCATAAATAGAAGGCAATTGTACAAATAAGATactaaggaaaggaaattaacGGGTAAATTGTAGCTTGAGGTTGTTACTTGCCAAGGCTGGAGCTGGAAGCCTGGTCCCTTTGTTAAACAGGGAGAGGTGTTAAAGACATCCTGGCACCACACAGAGACTTTCTCCTTGGCATAGTCAGAAGGATTCAGAAGGACTGAAAAGGGAataactctgtctctctcatggTGTGATTCACtgttatttaaatccaagtcctTTTTCCGCTAAAAGTACCTCCCTTCAAGAAACATGTAGAGTATATAATAGAATTCAGAAGGCCCTTAGAGAACCCTAAACCAGAGTAGCAGCTCAGGGTCTAATGGATGATTGTAAAGTTTCTTCTATGTGGTAACTTCCACTGAGATTTATATACCCAGATAATAAGGTTTTAGGAGCCACAATAATCTTATTAGCAGTTTTCTGTCttgtaaaataaaactgtatacaTTGTTACTTATGTACATTTTCCCCATGGTATACaacatttccatcatcttttAGTTTAAAGTGTATCcccagaacattcttttttttgtcccccccccacccaaattgacccttgtgaaaaagaaaaaatggaccaGAGATCTAGTCCAGAAAAGTCCTACTTTCCAAATAGGCTGTTCTATGTCTTCAGTCAGTGCTCTTTGATGGGGGAGCCTCGTCTTTACTTCTGAGTATTCCATGGTCCCTCAGTACGTTGGTTCTATGCTAGGAGCTTAATaaatgcatgtttaaaaaaaccaaacaaacaaaataagtaaatgtatgtTGATGATGAGGGGTTTTATAATTCCATGCGAGTTGGTGATTTTGAGCTTCACAAGGATCAAAGAAttatcatttattaagcacctatctTCAGCAACACAGTGCTAAGTGCTTTGTATACACTTAATAAATACCCATTTGGTGCAAAATACTACATAGACTGGTTTGTCCTAAGTgcctcacttttattttattttattttattttattttattttattttattttattttattttagagagagtgcaagtgtgagctgagggagaggggcagagggagagagagatagaatcttgagcaggctccatgcccaaggcagagcttgacgcagggctcaatcccacagctctggaatcatgacctgagctgaaatcaggagtcggacgtgTCAcctctgagccactcaggcaccccctaagtgtctcatttgttttttttttttattttttaatgtttacttatttttgagacagagagagagagagagagagagagagagagagagaaacatgagtgggggaggggcagagagagagggagacacagaatctgaagcaggctcca encodes the following:
- the FGD5 gene encoding FYVE, RhoGEF and PH domain-containing protein 5 isoform X1, encoding MNRADSPKPPVAPKPKTASPLTPVTAPKFPSSPRPDSLPSPNSMSRGPKPPIAPKPRLATPSEWRASVYVINSLNKCSNGKVLCVDRGPYEERQSNLECSESEADEDYIVVPRAPPKEDEPRDSSCSAESAAMAPPDATGEEECREEGEESDPEGLGAAPAEVVLSREADGGGAPTPENVEAEDGACDPGAEEQTLTSEEEEKRVEEHNVYNLEDRGPWDGEAVLPSDDVILTHVDLEGPETPSEEPGPPGTPREAEEGGGEGSTNTEPGAPEECVDSDRPSDGDADDASKEPTENEDLAVGVQEAETTTDSPEISEECECEDDHDDQDEPQDQNEKTGQEEMAAVTQEVGEDPREGRDLVQDEPAEESCQIIPFESDSVDDFVTSLSGSPYEFFPTESTSFCSESCSSFSKSAKGLESKQEPQSGECAEQGPVVGASCVSGEGPSVPEVVVMPEDEDAGDDALTNPYEMGVDLEHEADPGEGEKPETQAACDTLSGYGMKEEMNSDAEGGLVPLDRKNIITRARPHSGKVAGYVPETVPEETGPEAGSSAIGIRGATKEARKTVLSLEGKPLEASRALPAKPRAFTLYPRSFSVEGREIPVSLYRESEASGLDDHRIKRKDDNLSLPCVIGSSGSFSQRNHLPSSGTSTPSSVVDIPPPFDLACITKKPITKSSPSLLIESEPPDKYTKKKKSSFKRFLALTFKKKSENKVHVDVNVSSSRSSSESSYHGPARLLEIDRRSLSNSPQLKARTGKLRASESPSSLIFYRDGKRKGVPFSRTVSRVESFEDRSRPPFLPLPLTKPRSISFPNADTSDYENIPAMNSDYENIQIPPRRPARAGTFTKLFEDQSRALSTANENDGYVDMSSFNAFESKQQSADQDAESAYTEPYKVCPISAAAPKEDLSSDEEQGSSEEEDSAPRDPSLTHKVEGQSRAHVIAQELLSSEKAYVEMLQHLHLDFHGAVMRALDEIDHESKDTLAREELRRSLSELPAIRDLHQGILEELRERLLHWEDQQKVADVFLAREQEFDHHAAHILQFDRCLSLLSENCLHSPRLAAAVREFEQSQQGGGQNVKHRLLRVVQRLFQYQVLLTDYLNNLCPDSAEYDNTQGALTLISKVTDRANDSMEQGENLQKLVHIEHSVRGQGDLLQPGREFLKEGTLMKVTGKSRRPRHLFLMSDVLLYTYPQKDGKYRLKNTLSMASMKVSRPVMEKVPYALKIETSQSCLTLSASSCAERDEWHSCLSRALPEDYKAQALAAFHHSVEIRERLGVSLGERPPTLVPVTHVMMCMNCGCDFSLTLRRHHCHACGKIVCRNCSRNKYPLKYLKDRMAKVCDGCYGELKKRGGDVPGMMRERPVSMSFPLSSPRFSSSAFSSVFHSINPSTFKKQKKVPSALTEVAASGEGSAISGYLSRCKKGKRHWKKLWFVIKGKVLYTYMASEDTVAMESMPLLGFTIAPEKEEGSSEVGPIFHLYHKKTLFYSFKAEDTNSAQRWIKAMEDASVL